The following coding sequences are from one Treponema parvum window:
- a CDS encoding V-type ATP synthase subunit D, with the protein MAKIKLTKNEQKAQKDALKMYERYLPTLTLKKQQLQTEIRTIDARARQVREKREALEREFNEWIAVFGEADVFRPETVTVKNIRKGYGNIAGVSIPIYEGADFGRGDYDLFETPLWIDLAADRMEKVLSLDLEADVLDEQVRLLSKELRTTTQRVNLFEKVMIPETKANIKKISVYLGDQQVAAVVRSKISKKKLQAVGGETK; encoded by the coding sequence ATGGCTAAAATAAAGCTGACAAAAAACGAGCAAAAAGCCCAAAAAGATGCGCTTAAAATGTACGAGCGGTATCTTCCGACTTTAACTCTAAAAAAACAACAGCTTCAGACCGAAATAAGAACGATCGACGCTCGCGCCAGACAAGTGCGCGAAAAGCGAGAAGCCCTCGAAAGGGAATTTAATGAATGGATCGCCGTATTCGGTGAAGCGGACGTTTTTAGGCCTGAAACGGTAACCGTAAAGAATATTCGTAAAGGATACGGCAATATAGCCGGAGTTTCCATCCCGATCTATGAAGGGGCGGACTTCGGACGGGGTGACTACGATCTGTTTGAAACTCCTTTGTGGATAGACCTCGCCGCAGACCGCATGGAAAAAGTGCTCTCTCTCGACTTGGAAGCCGACGTGCTTGACGAGCAGGTACGACTGCTTTCCAAGGAGCTGAGAACAACAACTCAAAGAGTAAATCTTTTTGAAAAGGTTATGATTCCGGAAACGAAGGCCAACATAAAAAAGATAAGCGTTTACCTAGGTGACCAGCAAGTTGCTGCCGTAGTCCGAAGTAAAATTTCAAAGAAAAAACTGCAAGCTGTCGGAGGAGAGACAAAATGA